Proteins co-encoded in one Sander vitreus isolate 19-12246 chromosome 9, sanVit1, whole genome shotgun sequence genomic window:
- the serpinb1 gene encoding leukocyte elastase inhibitor isoform X2 — protein sequence MAAISSSNTGFALELLRTLSQANPTGNIFVSPLSISSALAMVYLGAEGDTAAQMAQALSFSSGEGVHADFQTLNADINSPSASYILKLANRLYGETTANFLPQFLNATQKHYQADLKAVDFIGASEACRAEINSWVEQQTENKIKDLLKPGTVTPMTRLALVNAIYFKGNWMNRFDVANTKEMTFKVNQNEAKPVQMMYQMKKLPYNYIPELGLQVLELPYVDEELSMFILLPEESADGSDTLLKVETELTREKLDEWTNRENMDVHSEVLVHLPKFKLEEDYELNKPLYKLGMKDVFCAAKADLSGMNGDRGLFLSTVVHKAFVEVNEEGTEAAAATAGMIAFCMLREEHFTADHPFLFFIRHNKTKCILFLGRFSSPQ from the exons ATGGCCGCCATCAGCAGCTCAAACACAGGTTTTGCCTTGGAGCTGCTCCGCACGCTGAGCCAAGCAAATCCCACCGGGAACATCTTCGTTTCCCCGCTGAGCATCAGCTCGGCCCTGGCTATGGTTTATCTGGGTGCTGAAGGAGACACTGCTGCTCAGATGGCACAG GCCCTCTCATTCAGCTCTGGTGAAGGCGTCCACGCAGACTTCCAGACACTGAACGCTGACATCAACTCGCCATCTGCATCATACATCCTGAAACTAGCCAACCGTCTCTACGGAGAAACTACCGCTAACTTCCTCCCG CAATTCCTCAACGCCACGCAGAAGCACTACCAGGCAGACCTGAAGGCTGTTGATTTCATCGGGGCTTCAGAGGCGTGCAGAGCGGAGATCAACAGCTGGGTCGAGCAGCAGACAGAAA ATAAGATCAAAGATCTTCTGAAGCCAGGAACAGTCACCCCTATGACAAGATTGGCTCTGGTTAATGCTATCTACTTCAAGGGCAACTGGATGAATCGCTTTGATGTGGCAAACACCAAAGAGATGACCTTTAAAGTCAACCAG AATGAGGCCAAGCCGGTCCAGATGATGTACCAGATGAAGAAGCTGCCCTACAACTACATTCCTGAGCTCGGTCTGCAGGTCCTGGAGCTGCCGTACGTGGATGAGGAGCTCAGCATGTTCATCCTGCTGCCTGAGGAGTCCGCGGACGGCTCTGACACTCTGCTGAAG gtgGAGACTGAGCTAACAAGGGAGAAGCTGGACGAATGGACCAACAGGGAAAACATGGACGTCCACTCAGAAGTCCTGGTTCACCTGCCCAAGTTCAAGCTGGAGGAAGACTACGAGCTGAACAAGCCTCTGTACAAACTGGGCATGAAAGACGTGTTCTGTGCGGCGAAGGCCGATTTGTCCGGCATGAACGGCGATCGAGGACTCTTCCTGTCTACAGTGGTCCACAAGGCTTTTGTGGAGGTGAACGAGGAGGGGACGGAGGCGGCTGCAGCCACAGCAGGCATGATAGCATTCTGTATGTTGAGGGAGGAACACTTCACAGCGGACCAccccttcctcttcttcatcaGGCACAATAAGACCAAGTGCATCCTCTTCCTCGGCAGGTTCTCGTCTCCTCAGTAG
- the bmb gene encoding protein brambleberry isoform X1, producing the protein MAHLLIHRLYFLLISILACQCPAVSGLFEWLKEAAAPPPPAAAAAAPPPAGASVAVPALLAKDAQFEMATTDERFLSEAKQMELSPLDSCHFKVVAQLKASCESLPEEQLAKLGVVLFNCQAEVEGRQTYPCTEEMTIKECTADMDSDTWNAYHIVSNRARSVCYATRQQLFRRRAEHTVNALISTATSQLDAMKDLKEGQLELKELTAASLDKLLDGHSALQEQQGKLYEGQGQMESSLRDNLERLGQEKALIASGQELVAQLIRGITKRMENVSEHLQIQGLEVQDSHKAIVKDLTDVRHQAQDIHQKIDHSMLEFLQYQDQTSQYYTDLMNKLERMNSTLGATLHYLDNMQSRIEERLHMIQGYLGWAGLSLTAMWTCIAHTGYFVMGAVLQTFLRCPGFSRAMLLLAVPLNAVAEVNQQPALDLPCLSLLLLILSLGQWFASHLWACFQSRGKPAAPLPLASWAIVEPQKPGSSSSSSYPPSSTPQKDENDGSIDQDDLLNQDSFISGNCGVSAASPLHRKPIPESRFTPIISTPNHSTPRLVPQPVLSEAQVADIPLRNLGGVFDFVTDFHDFMNDSRSASPTPSVVSNSSLSGRQLCNGITKTGKVCKKRAVLGQDYCRIHEGGHTSYVAK; encoded by the exons CGGCGGCTcctccaccaccagcagcagcagcagcagcacctccACCAGCAGGAGCATCAGTAGCAGTTCCAGCACTTCTTGCAAAGGATGCTCAGTTTGAGATGGCTACAACAGATGAGAGGTTTTTGTCTGAGGCAAAGCAAATGGAGCTGAGCCCGTTGGACAGCTGTCATTTCAAG GTGGTTGCCCAGCTGAAGGCGAGCTGTGAAAGCCTCCCAGAGGAGCAGCTTGCGAAGCTTGGAGTCGTATTGTTTAACTGCCAGGCAGAGGTTGAGGGGCGCCAGACCTACCCATGCACAGAGGAAATG ACTATAAAAGAGTGCACAGCAGACATGGATTCAGACACATGGAATGCTTACCACATAGTGAGCAACAGAGCGCGCTCTGTTTGCTACGCGACTCGCCAGCAGCTCTTCCGGCGCAGAGCAGAGCACACTGTCAACGCTCTCATCTCCACAGCCACGAGCCAGCTAGACGCAATGAAGGACCTCAAG GAGGGCCAGCTGGAGCTGAAGGAACTGACCGCAGCCTCCTTGGACAAGCTGCTGGATGGTCACAGTGCTCTGCAGGAACAACAGGGGAAACTGTATGAGGGCCAGGGGCAAATGGAGAGCTCACTGAGGGACAACTTGGAGCGTCTGGGCCAGGAAAAAGCCCTCATCGCCTCTGGACAGGAACTGGTAGCCCAGCTCATTCGGGGCATTACAAAGAGAATGG AGAATGTGAGTGAGCATCTGCAGATCCAGGGCTTGGAGGTGCAGGACAGCCACAAGGCGATTGTTAAAGACCTCACAGATGTCAGACACCAAGCTCAGGACATCCACCAAAAGATTG ATCACAGTATGTTGGAGTTTCTGCAGTACCAGGACCAGACCTCGCAATACTACACTGACCTGATGAACAAACTGGAGCGCATGAACAGCACCCTGGGAGCCACGCTGCACTACCTGGACAACATGCAGAGCCGCATTGAGGAGAGGCTCCACATGATCCAGGGCTACCTCGGCTGGGCAG GTTTGAGTCTGACCGCCATGTGGACGTGTATTGCACATACGGGCTACTTCGTCATGGGTGCAGTCCTGCAGACGTTCCTGCGTTGTCCAGGTTTCTCGCGAGCCATGCTGCTGCTCGCCGTGCCTCTTAACGCAGTGGCCGAGGTCAACCAGCAGCCGGCGCTGGATCTCCCCTGCCTCAGCCTGCTGCTGCTCATTCTCTCTCTGG GGCAGTGGTTTGCAAGTCATTTGTGGGCGTGCTTTCAGTCCAGAGGAAAGCCAGCCGCCCCGCTGCCACTGGCCTCCTGGGccattgtggagccacagaaaCCAGGATCATCCAGCTCATCCTCATATCCGCCGTCCTCTACACCGCAGAA AGATGAAAATGATGGCTCTATCGATCAAGACGACCTGTTGAATCAGGACAGCTTCATATCTG GTAACTGTGGCGTATCAGCAGCGTCTCCCCTTCACAGGAAGCCAATCCCAGAGTCCAGGTTTACGCCAATCATTAGCACACCCAATCACTCCACTCCCAGGCTTGTACCGCAGCCAGTTCTTTCAGAG GCTCAGGTTGCCGATATCCCCCTTAGAAACCTGGGAGGTGTTTTTGATTTTGTAACTGACTTTCATGATTTCATGAACGACTCCCGAAGTGCGAGTCCTACCCCGTCAGTAGTCAGCAACAG CTCTCTATCAGGCCGTCAGCTGTGCAATGGTATCACAAAAACAGGGAAGGTCTGTAAGAAGAGAGCCGTGCTAGGACAGGACTACTGCAGAATCCATGAAGGGGGGCACACCTCCTATGTTGCTAAATGA
- the serpinb1 gene encoding leukocyte elastase inhibitor isoform X1, with protein MRSGGLLGLTTAPAFCGVSISRGFFRTFACFYVLLSLFHTLSACEQSVPQSLRDHQENCTSSVMAAISSSNTGFALELLRTLSQANPTGNIFVSPLSISSALAMVYLGAEGDTAAQMAQALSFSSGEGVHADFQTLNADINSPSASYILKLANRLYGETTANFLPQFLNATQKHYQADLKAVDFIGASEACRAEINSWVEQQTENKIKDLLKPGTVTPMTRLALVNAIYFKGNWMNRFDVANTKEMTFKVNQNEAKPVQMMYQMKKLPYNYIPELGLQVLELPYVDEELSMFILLPEESADGSDTLLKVETELTREKLDEWTNRENMDVHSEVLVHLPKFKLEEDYELNKPLYKLGMKDVFCAAKADLSGMNGDRGLFLSTVVHKAFVEVNEEGTEAAAATAGMIAFCMLREEHFTADHPFLFFIRHNKTKCILFLGRFSSPQ; from the exons ATGAGAAGCGGTGGACTTCTGGGTTTAACGACTGCCCCTGCATTTTGTGGTGTCTCTATTTCTAGGGGATTTTTTCGGACTTTTGCGTGTTTTTACGTTTTGCTTTCACTTTTCCACACGTTAAGTGCGTGCGAGCAGAGCGTGCCTCAGTCGTTGCGGGACCATCAG GAAAATTGTACATCATCAGTCATGGCCGCCATCAGCAGCTCAAACACAGGTTTTGCCTTGGAGCTGCTCCGCACGCTGAGCCAAGCAAATCCCACCGGGAACATCTTCGTTTCCCCGCTGAGCATCAGCTCGGCCCTGGCTATGGTTTATCTGGGTGCTGAAGGAGACACTGCTGCTCAGATGGCACAG GCCCTCTCATTCAGCTCTGGTGAAGGCGTCCACGCAGACTTCCAGACACTGAACGCTGACATCAACTCGCCATCTGCATCATACATCCTGAAACTAGCCAACCGTCTCTACGGAGAAACTACCGCTAACTTCCTCCCG CAATTCCTCAACGCCACGCAGAAGCACTACCAGGCAGACCTGAAGGCTGTTGATTTCATCGGGGCTTCAGAGGCGTGCAGAGCGGAGATCAACAGCTGGGTCGAGCAGCAGACAGAAA ATAAGATCAAAGATCTTCTGAAGCCAGGAACAGTCACCCCTATGACAAGATTGGCTCTGGTTAATGCTATCTACTTCAAGGGCAACTGGATGAATCGCTTTGATGTGGCAAACACCAAAGAGATGACCTTTAAAGTCAACCAG AATGAGGCCAAGCCGGTCCAGATGATGTACCAGATGAAGAAGCTGCCCTACAACTACATTCCTGAGCTCGGTCTGCAGGTCCTGGAGCTGCCGTACGTGGATGAGGAGCTCAGCATGTTCATCCTGCTGCCTGAGGAGTCCGCGGACGGCTCTGACACTCTGCTGAAG gtgGAGACTGAGCTAACAAGGGAGAAGCTGGACGAATGGACCAACAGGGAAAACATGGACGTCCACTCAGAAGTCCTGGTTCACCTGCCCAAGTTCAAGCTGGAGGAAGACTACGAGCTGAACAAGCCTCTGTACAAACTGGGCATGAAAGACGTGTTCTGTGCGGCGAAGGCCGATTTGTCCGGCATGAACGGCGATCGAGGACTCTTCCTGTCTACAGTGGTCCACAAGGCTTTTGTGGAGGTGAACGAGGAGGGGACGGAGGCGGCTGCAGCCACAGCAGGCATGATAGCATTCTGTATGTTGAGGGAGGAACACTTCACAGCGGACCAccccttcctcttcttcatcaGGCACAATAAGACCAAGTGCATCCTCTTCCTCGGCAGGTTCTCGTCTCCTCAGTAG
- the bmb gene encoding protein brambleberry isoform X2 has translation MAHLLIHRLYFLLISILACQCPAVSGLFEWLKEAAAPPPPAAAAAAPPPAGASVAVPALLAKDAQFEMATTDERFLSEAKQMELSPLDSCHFKVVAQLKASCESLPEEQLAKLGVVLFNCQAEVEGRQTYPCTEEMTIKECTADMDSDTWNAYHIVSNRARSVCYATRQQLFRRRAEHTVNALISTATSQLDAMKDLKEGQLELKELTAASLDKLLDGHSALQEQQGKLYEGQGQMESSLRDNLERLGQEKALIASGQELVAQLIRGITKRMENVSEHLQIQGLEVQDSHKAIVKDLTDVRHQAQDIHQKIDHSMLEFLQYQDQTSQYYTDLMNKLERMNSTLGATLHYLDNMQSRIEERLHMIQGYLGWAGLSLTAMWTCIAHTGYFVMGAVLQTFLRCPGFSRAMLLLAVPLNAVAEVNQQPALDLPCLSLLLLILSLGQWFASHLWACFQSRGKPAAPLPLASWAIVEPQKPGSSSSSSYPPSSTPQKDENDGSIDQDDLLNQDSFISGNCGVSAASPLHRKPIPESRFTPIISTPNHSTPRLVPQPVLSELSIRPSAVQWYHKNREGL, from the exons CGGCGGCTcctccaccaccagcagcagcagcagcagcacctccACCAGCAGGAGCATCAGTAGCAGTTCCAGCACTTCTTGCAAAGGATGCTCAGTTTGAGATGGCTACAACAGATGAGAGGTTTTTGTCTGAGGCAAAGCAAATGGAGCTGAGCCCGTTGGACAGCTGTCATTTCAAG GTGGTTGCCCAGCTGAAGGCGAGCTGTGAAAGCCTCCCAGAGGAGCAGCTTGCGAAGCTTGGAGTCGTATTGTTTAACTGCCAGGCAGAGGTTGAGGGGCGCCAGACCTACCCATGCACAGAGGAAATG ACTATAAAAGAGTGCACAGCAGACATGGATTCAGACACATGGAATGCTTACCACATAGTGAGCAACAGAGCGCGCTCTGTTTGCTACGCGACTCGCCAGCAGCTCTTCCGGCGCAGAGCAGAGCACACTGTCAACGCTCTCATCTCCACAGCCACGAGCCAGCTAGACGCAATGAAGGACCTCAAG GAGGGCCAGCTGGAGCTGAAGGAACTGACCGCAGCCTCCTTGGACAAGCTGCTGGATGGTCACAGTGCTCTGCAGGAACAACAGGGGAAACTGTATGAGGGCCAGGGGCAAATGGAGAGCTCACTGAGGGACAACTTGGAGCGTCTGGGCCAGGAAAAAGCCCTCATCGCCTCTGGACAGGAACTGGTAGCCCAGCTCATTCGGGGCATTACAAAGAGAATGG AGAATGTGAGTGAGCATCTGCAGATCCAGGGCTTGGAGGTGCAGGACAGCCACAAGGCGATTGTTAAAGACCTCACAGATGTCAGACACCAAGCTCAGGACATCCACCAAAAGATTG ATCACAGTATGTTGGAGTTTCTGCAGTACCAGGACCAGACCTCGCAATACTACACTGACCTGATGAACAAACTGGAGCGCATGAACAGCACCCTGGGAGCCACGCTGCACTACCTGGACAACATGCAGAGCCGCATTGAGGAGAGGCTCCACATGATCCAGGGCTACCTCGGCTGGGCAG GTTTGAGTCTGACCGCCATGTGGACGTGTATTGCACATACGGGCTACTTCGTCATGGGTGCAGTCCTGCAGACGTTCCTGCGTTGTCCAGGTTTCTCGCGAGCCATGCTGCTGCTCGCCGTGCCTCTTAACGCAGTGGCCGAGGTCAACCAGCAGCCGGCGCTGGATCTCCCCTGCCTCAGCCTGCTGCTGCTCATTCTCTCTCTGG GGCAGTGGTTTGCAAGTCATTTGTGGGCGTGCTTTCAGTCCAGAGGAAAGCCAGCCGCCCCGCTGCCACTGGCCTCCTGGGccattgtggagccacagaaaCCAGGATCATCCAGCTCATCCTCATATCCGCCGTCCTCTACACCGCAGAA AGATGAAAATGATGGCTCTATCGATCAAGACGACCTGTTGAATCAGGACAGCTTCATATCTG GTAACTGTGGCGTATCAGCAGCGTCTCCCCTTCACAGGAAGCCAATCCCAGAGTCCAGGTTTACGCCAATCATTAGCACACCCAATCACTCCACTCCCAGGCTTGTACCGCAGCCAGTTCTTTCAGAG CTCTCTATCAGGCCGTCAGCTGTGCAATGGTATCACAAAAACAGGGAAGGTCTGTAA
- the LOC144523068 gene encoding GDP-L-fucose synthase-like: protein MSCQGDHTPPLRVLVTGGSGLVGRAIQHVVKEEGGAKEGEEWIFLSSKDANLTNMEETRAEFEKYRPTHVIHLAAMVGGLFKNMKYNLDFWRNNVYINDNVLQAAHEVGAVKVVSCLSTCIFPDKTTYPIDETMIHNGPPHESNFGYAYAKRMIDVHNRAYFQQHGSCFTAVIPTNVFGPHDNFSIEDGHVLPGLIHKAYIAQREGKPLVVWGSGTPRRQFIYSLDLARLFLWVLREYSEVNPIILSVGEEDEVSIKEAAEAVVQALDFKGEVVFDTSKADGQFKKTASNAKLHRYLPDFTFTPFKQALKETCDWFVANYDAARK, encoded by the exons ATGAGCTGTCAGGGTGATCACACCCCTCCATTGAGGGTCTTGGTGACAGGAGGATCCGGCTTGGTGGGCAGGGCTATACAGCATGTGGTCAAAGAGGAAGGGGGAGCCAAGGAAGGGGAAGAATGGATATTTCTCTCCTCCAAAGATGCCAACCTCAC GAACATGGAGGAGACACGGGCAGAGTTTGAAAAATATCGGCCGACCCACGTCATTCATCTGGCTGCTATGGTTGGGGGGCTTTTCAAGAACATGAAGTACAACCTGGACTTTTGG AGAAACAATGTCTACATCAACGATAACGTGCTGCAGGCAGCACATGAAGTTGGCGCGGTCAAGGTTGTTTCCTGCCTGTCCACCTGCATCTTTCCGGATAAAACCACCTACCCTATCGACGAGACCATG ATCCATAACGGTCCACCTCATGAGTCGAACTTCGGCTATGCCTATGCAAAGAGAATGATTGATGTTCATAACAG GGCGTATTTCCAGCAGCATGGGAGTTGCTTTACAGCTGTGATTCCCACTAATGTGTTTGGTCCCCATGACAACTTCAGCATTGAGGACGGTCATGTGCTGCCAGGCCTAATTCACAAAGCTTACATTGCTCAAA GGGAGGGGAAGCCCCTGGTGGTCTGGGGCTCCGGCACTCCCAGAAGACAGTTCATCTACTCTTTGGACCTGGCTCGTCTCTTCCTGTGGGTCTTGAGAGAGTATTCAGAGGTCAATCCAATCATTCTCTCTG ttggagaggaggatgaagtGTCCATCAAAGAAGCTGCAGAAGCAGTTGTGCAAGCACTGGACTTTAAAGGCGAAGTGGTG tTTGATACCAGTAAAGCAGACGGCCAGTTCAAAAAGACAGCCAGCAATGCAAAGCTGCACCGCTACCTGCCGGACTTCACCTTCACACCCTTCAAACAAG CTTTAAAGGAAACCTGTGATTGGTTTGTTGCCAACTATGACGCAGCCAGGAAGTGA